Proteins from one Podospora pseudoanserina strain CBS 124.78 chromosome 1, whole genome shotgun sequence genomic window:
- a CDS encoding hypothetical protein (EggNog:ENOG503NZBU; COG:S): protein MADQARATSRDKTPQSSHSKNKVVRSQKISQVTSPTEPRAPTPLGGDLYDHSPVQDRPPIPRSHTPGHLSSRSQDRRNQSGDLALRQRSQSAAGHTSSRAAAAGIPHSYSTTSFSSNPSASKAPTPNSAPPSRQPTITENGDNNSTSSLTVNLTLGRDRGDSGASAGSGKESTTSTTHPRRPTNLRSTSAIAGGGRPPGGSHAAPSHPRVGTGRGQPAKGAEVFTPFPPLTNPKTAPDVLAAPSSGMYWSRAPTSGTPHTALRAHTTTLVGSNVFVFGGCDSRACFNELYVLDADAFYWSTPHVVGDVPVPLRAMTCTAVGKKLVIFGGGDGPAYYNDVYVLDTVNYRWSKPKIMGSDQPGRVPSKRRAHTACLYKSGIYVFGGGDGERALNDIWRLDVSDFGKMSWKLVSGPSPSSSTTSVTDREIRPKARGYHTANMVGSKLIIYGGSDGGECFNDVWVYDVETHVWKQVNIPVTYRRLSHTATIVGSYLFVIGGHDGNEYSNDVLLLNLVTMGWDRRKVYGLPPSGRGYHGTVLHDSRLLMIGGFDGSEVFGDVWVLELAVHAYYSQISHFTIEI, encoded by the coding sequence ATGGCTGACCAGGCCAGAGCAACATCACGAGACAAGACGCCGCAGTCATCGCACAGCAAGAACAAGGTTGTGCGCTCACAAAAGATATCCCAGGTGACGTCGCCGACAGAGCCGCGCGCTCCGACCCCATTAGGGGGAGATCTCTACGACCACAGCCCCGTCCAGGACCGTCCGCCGATACCCCGCTCCCATACACCAGGCCACCTCTCGTCTCGAAGTCAAGACCGTCGAAACCAGTCTGGCGATCTCGCCCTCCGCCAGCGCTCCCAGTCAGCAGCAGGCCACACCTCGTCCCGAGCCGCTGCGGCAGGCATCCCACACTCCtactcaaccacctccttctccagcaaccCTTCCGCAAGCAAAGCCCCTACCCCCAACTCAGCGCCCCCGTCCCGCCAGCCAACCATAACCGAGAATGGCGACAACAATAGCACCAGCAGTCTTACggtcaacctcaccctcggccGCGACAGAGGCGATTCGGGCGCCTCGGCCGGAAGCGGCAAGGAATCCAcgacctccaccacccatccccgaagaccaaccaacctccgctccacctccgccaTAGCCGGCGGCGGTCGTCCCCCAGGCGGAAGCCATGCcgccccttcccacccccgagTCGGCACCGGCCGCGGCCAACCCGCCAAAGGCGCCGAAGTCttcacccctttcccccctttaACAAACCCCAAGACCGCCCCCGACGTTCTCGCGGCCCCATCATCAGGAATGTACTGGTCCCGCGCACCCACCTCGGGCACCCCCCATACCGCCCTCCGCgctcacaccaccaccctcgtcggGAGCAACGTCTTTGTCTTTGGCGGCTGCGACTCAAGAGCCTGCTTCAACGAGCTATACGTCCTCGACGCCGACGCCTTTTACTGGTCCACCCCCCACGTGGTAGGTGacgtccccgtccccctccGCGCAATGACTTGCACGGCGGTCGGCAAGAAACTAGTCATATTCGGAGGCGGCGACGGCCCGGCTTACTACAATGACGTCTACGTCCTCGACACGGTCAACTACCGGTGGTCAAAGCCCAAAATCATGGGGTCTGACCAGCCCGGACGAGTCCCCTCCAAACGTCGAGCCCACACGGCATGTCTGTACAAAAGCGGGATTTATGtttttggcggtggggacGGGGAAAGAGCGTTGAATGACATTTGGCGGTTGGACGTGAGCGACTTTGGTAAGATGAGCTGGAAGCTGGTGTCTGGCCCGTCTCCGAGTTCGTCAACAACATCAGTGACGGACAGGGAAATCCGCCCCAAGGCTAGGGGTTACCACACTGCCAACATGGTCGGGTCCAAACTGATCATTTACGGGGGCTCAGACGGGGGGGAGTGTTTCAACGATGTTTGGGTCTACGACGTGGAAACGCACGTTTGGAAGCAGGTCAACATCCCGGTTACGTACCGGCGGCTGAGCCACACGGCGACGATAGTGGGGAGTTATCTCTTTGTGATTGGGGGGCATGACGGGAATGAATACAGTAATgatgtgctgctgctgaatctggtgacgatggggtGGGACAGGAGGAAGGTGTATGGGCTGCCGCCgagcgggagggggtatCACGGGACGGTGTTGCACGACAGTcggttgttgatgattgGGGGGTTTGACGGGAGTGAGGTTTTTGGGGatgtttgggttttggagcTGGCGGTGCACGCTTATTATAGTCAGATTAGTCATTTTACGATTGAGATttag
- the cyp3 gene encoding Peptidyl-prolyl cis-trans isomerase-like 1 (COG:O; EggNog:ENOG503P1UU) produces MPPTVLPASGNPLVFFDITLGGEPLGRITFELFANVVPRTAENFRQFCTGEHKNNQNRPQGYKGSKFHRIIPNFMCQGGDFLNGDGTGSTCIYGTKSFADENFTLKHDKAGLLSMANAGPNTNGSQFFITTVPTPFLDNKHVVFGQVVDGMDVVKKMENTKTGYKGKDVPNLDVVIAQCGEM; encoded by the exons ATGCCGCCTACTGTACTCCCAGCGTCGGGGAATCCCCT CGTCTTCTTCGACATCACTCTTGGCG GTGAACCCCTCGGCCGCATCACCTTCGAACTCTTTGCCAATGTGGTCCCCAGGACAGCCGAGAACTTCCGCCAGTTCTGCACCGGCGAGCACAAGAACAACCAAAACCGGCCCCAGGGCTACAAGGGTTCCAAGTTCCACAGAATCATCCCCAATTTCATGTGCCAGGGCGGTGACTTCCTCAATGGGGATGGCACCGGGTCGACGTGTATCTACGGGACCAAGTCCTTTGCGGATGAGAATTTTACGCTGAAGCATGATAAGGCTGGGTTGTTGAGTATGGCT AACGCAGGGCCAAATACAAACGGCAGCCAGTTCTTCATCACGACGGTGCCAACGCCATTTTTGGACAACAAGCATGTGGTGtttgggcaggtggtggatgggatggatgtggtCAAGAAAATGGAGAATACGAAAACGGGATACAAGGGGAAGGATGTGCCGAACCTGGACGTGGTTATCGCTCAGTGTGGAGAGATGTAG
- the RCF2 gene encoding Replication factor C, subunit RFC4 (EggNog:ENOG503P0GV; COG:S), protein MKIISKEEEDAHFKVVLKGGLIGGSVGLALGLGGVIAGSKRYPTIRNLTLPFRSFLVTSTGTFGAIVWAERYSIDFQRSHDSMYNYMDASHKAAAEARAAAKSDTEKLMDWGRENRYSIVFTSWIAAMGLALAMVGKNKYLSGSQKLVQARMYAQGLTLAVLIATAAFETADAKAGKGRWETVMVVDPEDPEHKHLIEKRVRKEDYEGQNLWQDMVEAEERRLAEQKKHVAALEKKEKAPAS, encoded by the exons atgaagATCATCtccaaggaagaggaagatgcccACTTCAAGGTCGTCCTCAAGGGTGGTCTCATCGGCGGCTCCGTCGGCCTCGCCCTCGGTCTGGGTGGTGTAATCGCCGGCTCAAAGCGCTACCCCACCATCcgcaacctcaccctccccttccgctccttcctcgtcacctcGACCGGCACCTTTGGCGCCATCGTCTGGGCCGAGAGATACTCCATCGACTTCCAGCGCTCGCATGATTCCATGTACAACTACATGGACGCCTCCCACAAGGCGGCCGCCGAGGCTCGCGCCGCGGCCAAGAGTGACACGGAGAAGCTGATGGATTGGGGACGGGAGAACAGGTACTCTATTGTGTTCACATCTTGGATTGCGGCGATGGGCCTCgcgctggcgatggtggggAAGAATAAGTATCTGAGCGGAAGCCAGAAGCTGGTGCAGGCGAGAATGTACGCCCAGGGGTTGACGCTGGCGGTGCTGATTGCTACCGCCGCGTTTGAGACGGCGGATGCGAAGGCGGgcaaggggaggtgggagacTGTTATGGTTGTTGATCCGGAGGATCCGGAGCACAAGCATCTGAttgagaagagggtgaggaaggaggattatgAGGGGCAGAACTTGTGGCAGG ATATGgtcgaggctgaggagcGCAGACTGGCCgagcagaagaagcacgTGGCTGCtcttgagaagaaggagaaggccccTGCTTCTTAA
- the FCY21 gene encoding Purine-cytosine permease fcy21 (EggNog:ENOG503NV60; COG:P), with the protein MRVSWPYAVIPFTTLPVPLSHLCKVPSLQSSFPEYQNTYICKAATLGCPVLSSSEDFPLYSYILSRACVLRLPAVSKFSWCIYPLYFCSNSNTMGLSTFPPQSKTDIESYTHEKTRASDTGDEGFITASSSREGVVLESDKSWFFSRLQRFAGSYGVEERGVERVPEDERRDTRASKMGGVWLAANMGMPTFALGAVAVPIFGLGFVDAALIIVLVNILGVLPVCFFALFGPKFGLRQIILSRFWFGHYAVKLIAIFQIITCLGWASVNAIVGAQLLKAVNPDIPGWAGILIVSLATLIICLLGYKAVHFYERYAWIPCFVVFLVVMGAFIKSGEFDSLLPLATGPSERGAVLSYIGAVFGFAVGWSAYSADYSVYQPSTRSTRSTFLWVFSGLTFPLIFVMLLGAAISTALVKNEEYQKHYENAGVGGLMAAVLTPNVEPGFDKACLILVALSIIATNCPNIYSVSFSLQALAKQTQQVPRFVWTIFGTAVYVGIGIPGYNLFETWLETFVLSTGYWLSIYIAIALVEHFLFRGGLRGFSGYDVGDIHKPELLPPGFAAIASCLVGVVGVALGMSQEWYTGVIARLCGGEGHGADVGVWLGFAFTFITYIPLRAVEGSCFGR; encoded by the exons ATGCGTGTCTCTTGGCCTTATGCAGTGATtcccttcaccaccttgcCTGTCCCTCTTTCCCACCTTTGCAAAGTTCCTTCCCTGCAGAGTTCTTTTCCTGAATATCAGAATACATATATCTGCAAGGCAGCTACGTTAGGTTGCCCTGTGCTTTCCAGTTCTGAGGACTTCCCCTTGTATTCTTACATCCTTTCCAGGGCCTGTGTTCTTAGACTACCGGCAGTATCTAAGTTTTCCTGGTGTATTTATCCACTATATTTTTGTTCGAATAGCAACACAATGGGCCTGTCCACATTTCCACCGCAGTCGAAAACGGACATCGAAAGTTACACCCACGAAAAGACCCGCGCATCAGACACCGGCGATGAAGGTTTCATCACCGcttccagcagcagagaAGGTGTTGTCCTTGAGAGCGACAAGAGCTGGTTCTTTTCTAGGCTTCAAAGGTTTGCCGGTAGTTATGGCGTGGAAGAGCGGGGTGTTGAGCGGGTGCCGGAGGATGAGAGGAGAGATACAAGGGCTTCCAAGATGGGCGGCGTG TGGCTGGCAGCCAACATGGGGATGCCTACTTTTGCTCTGGGGGCCGTGGCCGTGCCAATCTTTGGACTGGGCTTTGTGGATGCCGCGTTGATTATTGTACTCGTCAACATACTCGGAGTTCTCCCCGTTTGCTTCTTTGCACTTTTTGGGCCAAAGTTTGGGTTAAGACAGATTATTCTGTCCAGGTTTTGGTTTGGACATTATGCGGTCAAACTTA TCGCGATATTTCAGATTATCACCTGTCTTGGGTGGGCATCTGTCAATGCCATCGTTGGAGCTCAGCTGTTGAAGGCCGTCAACCCTGATATTCCCGGCTGGGCCGGGATTCTCATTGTGTCTTTGGCAACGCTGATTATCTGCTTGTTGGGTTACAAAGCTGTTCACTTTTACGAACGGTACGCGTGGATTCCGTGCTTTGTGgtttttcttgttgtcaTGGGAGCTTTCATAAAATCCGGAGAGTTCGACAGCCTCCTGCCTCTGGCCACGGGGCCAAGTGAGAGGGGAGCTGTTCTTTCATACATCGGAGCTGTATTTGGGTTTGCTGTCGGTTGGTCGGCATACTCGGCTGATTATAGTGTCTATCAGCCCTCGACACGATCAACCAGGTCTACCTTTCTCTGGGTGTTTTCTGGACTGACGTTTCCTCTTATATTTGTCATGCTCCTCGGGGCTGCTATTTCTACGGCTCTGGTCAAGAATGAGGAATACCAAAAGCACTATGAGAACgcaggtgttggaggtcTCATGGCGGCTGTGTTGACGCCGAATGTTGAACCTGGGTTTGACAAGGCCTGTCTTATCCTGGTGGCGCTCTCGATCATTGCGACCAACTGCCCCAATATCTATTCGGTCTCATTCTCGTTGCAGGCATTGGCGAAACAGACTCAGCAAGTGCCGCGCTTCGTGTGGACTATCTTTGGGACGGCAGTGTATGTTGGGATTGGTATTCCTGGGTACAACCTCTTCGAAACCTGGCTCGAGACATTCGTGTTGAGCACGGGATATTGGCTTTCGATCTATATTGCCATTGCCCTTGTGGAACACTTTTTATTCCGCGGAGGACTACGTGGATTTTCAGGGTATGATGTGGGGGATATTCACAAGCCAGAGCTTTTACCACCGGGGTTCGCAGCCATTGCTTCTTGCCTGGTTGGCGTTGTGGGTGTTGCTCTGGGGATGTCTCAGGAATGGTACACGGGGGTGATTGCTAGGTTGTGTGGCGGGGAGGGGCACGGCGCTGATGTGGGTGTTTGGCTGGGTTTTGCTTTTACTTTCATCACATATATTCCTCTGAGGGCTGTTGAAGGGAGTTGTTTTGGGAGATGA
- the DUS3 gene encoding tRNA-dihydrouridine synthase 3 (EggNog:ENOG503NUGC; COG:J; BUSCO:EOG09261ZPW): protein MEPQESTKRSQDEIHDTATPEQQEPTHDEPASKRQRFDESAETQNGTTKKSPVDRVKGVAPIKAEYLIVAPGQSAKVVVPDVFDDDEAEGRGTIEHQQQGDSRDAGKGGKRKKKTGQNKERTFGTFSDAQRLCNSVAWTPEFSPRSCKFGERCNGLHDIRKYLKEGRRADLETFGGKCPTLEKFGKCPSGWRCLFVSSHSKEVEHEDGRKELVLTDKDGNTYPDDGDTGDANTEVVNNVEGQIKIDLSRKRVQFEKSDKYLKWLEKDTQIFRDHHHKQKDGGAEALDYRAMYVEPPFKPSEKKRLYFGRETPALAPLTTQGNLPFRRLCVDLGCELTYSEMAMGMPLLQGAKSDWTLMRAHKSETTPPRFNGDGPVAQGYDNSKDLKFGAQIAANVPWVAIKSTEALARFLPHLRLIDLNCGCPIDMLYKSGAGSALLDAPSKLERMIRGMNAVSDDVPITAKIRMGVRDDKFTAQKNIERLALGSEEHRDILGAPGCAAVTLHGRTRQQRYTRAANWEYIAETAAMIKRLNEKTDSLTDTIREVDERTLPNGGRMFFIGNGDCYSHIDYFDHVDNAKVDTVMIGRGAIIKPWIYEEIQTGQYLDKSATERLGYIEKFARYGMEAWGSDELGINYTRRFLLEFLSFFSRYVPIGLLEYLPPSINERPPAYKGRNELETLLASKDYKDWIKISEMFLGPAPATFSFTPKHKSNSYEIEAEG from the exons ATGGAGCCCCAGGAGTCAACGAAGCGGTCGCAGGATGAGATTCACGATACGGCCACCCCTGAGCAGCAGGAACCCACTCATGATGAGCCAGCTTCTAAGCGACAGAGGTTTGATGAGTCTGCTGAAACTCAAAACGGCACAACGAAAAAGTCGCCTGTGGACAGAGTGAAGGGTGTCGCCCCCATCAAGGCCGAGTACCTTATCGTCGCCCCTGGTCAGTCGGCAAAGGTTGTTGTGCCCGatgtctttgatgatgatgaggctgagGGAAGAGGCACCATTgaacaccagcagcaaggaGATAGTCGCGATGCTGGGAAAGGaggaaagaggaaaaagaagacagGCCAAAACAAGGAGAGAACCTTTGGCACCTTTTCTGATGCTCAACGCCTTTGCAATTCCGTTGCCTGGACTCCCGAGTTCTCTCCCAGGTCTTGCAAGTTTGGTGAGAGGTGCAATGGCCTCCATGATATCCGAAAGTACCTGAAGGAGGGCCGCCGTGCAGACCTGGAAACCTTTGGAGGAAAATGCCCTACTCTTGAGAAATTTGGAAAGTGCCCGTCTGGCTGGCGTTGCTTGTTTGTGTCAAGTCATAGCAAGGAGGTCGAGCACGAAGATGGGCGCAAGGAGCTAGTTCTCACAGACAAAGATGGCAACACTTACCCCGACGATGGGGATACCGGTGACGCCAATACCGAGGTGGTGAACAACGTGGAAGGCCAGATCAAGATTGACCTCTCCCGGAAACGAGTCCAGTTTGAAAAGTCGGACAAGTATCTAAAATGGCTGGAAAAAGATACTCAGATTTTCCGtgaccatcaccacaagCAAAAGGATGGCGGTGCTGAGGCGCTGGACTACAGGGCAATGTACGTCGAGCCACCTTTTAAGCCctcggagaagaagaggctttACTTTGGAAGGGAAACACCGGCTTTGGCGCCCTTGACAACCCAAGGGAACCTGCCATTCCGCCGTCTTTGCGTCGACTTGGGATGCGAGTTGACCTACTCGGAAATGGCCATGGGCATGCCCTTACTCCAGGGTGCCAAGTCTGACTGGACTCTGATGAGAGCCCACAAGAGTGAGACCACACCCCCTCGCTTCAATGGCGATGGGCCCGTTGCTCAAGGTTACGACAACTCGAAGGATCTCAAGTTTGGCGCTCAGATTGCAGCCAACGTTCCCTGGGTTGCCATCAAGTCTACCGAAGCCTTGGCTCGTTTCCTCCCACATCTCCGGCTGATCGATCTAAACTGCGGCTGCCCGATTGACATGCTCTACAAGTCGGGTGCTGGATCTGCCCTCTTGGATGCTCCCTCCAAGCTGGAGCGTATGATCAGAGGCATGAACGCCGTCTCTGATGACGTTCCCATCACGGCCAAAATCAGAATGGGCGTCCGTGATGACAAGTTCACGGCCCAAAAGAACATCGAGAGGCTCGCCCTTGGCAGTGAGGAGCATCGTGATATTCTGGGAGCTCCCGGCTGCGCGGCTGTGACGCTTCACGGCCGAACAAGACAGCAACGGTACACCCGCGCGGCCAACTGGGAGTACATCGCTGAGACGGCCGCCATGATCAAGCGCTTGAACGAGAAAACTGACAGCCTCACCGACACCATTCGCGAAGTCGATGAACGAACTCTACCCAATGGCGGGAGGATGTTCTTCATTGGCAACGGCGATTGCTACTCGCACATTGACTACTTTGACCACGTCGACAACGCCAAGGTGGACACGGTCATGATTGGCAGAGGAGCGATCATCAAGCCCTGGATCTACGAGGAGATCCAGACTGGTCAGTACCTGGACAAGTCGGCCACGGAGCGGTTGGGGTACATTGAGAAATTTGCCCGGTATGGAATGGAGGCTTGGGGGTCAGACGAGCTGGGGATCAACTACACGAGGAGGTTCCTGCTGGAGTttttgagcttcttcagccgGTATGTTCCTATTGGGCTGCTGGAGTATCTGCCGCCGAGTATCAATGAGAGGCCGCCGGCGTACAAGGGAAGAAATGAGCTTGAGACGTTGCTTGCGAGTAAGGATTATAAGGATTGGATCAAGATCAG TGAGATGTTCCTCGGCCCGGCACCTGCTACGTTTTCTTTTACGCCTAAGCACAAGTCAAACTCGTATGAGATCGAGGCGGAGGGTTGA